GTAGCATGTCGCCGCCATATTGTAATTCCCGAACGAAGTGCGCATGCGACTAGTTCTTGATCTCGGTTGCTGTGAAAACAACATTTATACTTTCATTAAAACATCACAGGTTATTGGGTTTCTAATTAATTTCGCCTCCTCTTATAGCGATCGATCTAATATTAATCGTGCACACCAGCGCACGCGACAATAATACTATGTTGTTGAAAAAGTTGCAACCTGCAATCAACCAACAGAGGTCTCCCTTtccttttacagttttttctcaGTCGCTTTGGTACATGTCTCAGATCAGAATTGAAATTCTCAAAACTACCTGTTCAATCTTCACATCATTGTGTCACTTGTGCACATCAAAAAAGCAGTTTCTCATTTCTTTGAACAAGTTGCCAATGCTTTGGTACATTCATGCAAATGGCTGTGTACAGTTCTCTGCTGTTTCCTACATTATCAATTGCTTATGTCATGTTgatcaaaatgtattataatgggTCTCTGTTGAACAGTCTCACCCCCCACAACATTTAGGCATTAGTTCATATCATGAGTCTTTACATGCAAAATGGTTGAACAAGTCGCATATTTCTACATATTTCcattatactttttttctactttccACGCTGCATCGCAGAGAAGATATTCGTTGTGATGTGGATGAGAATTTGTGGTCCAACAGACAGGAACGTCAGGAGGTGTAGGTACGAAGACAGCACTGTAATTCCTACAGCACTGCATGTACAGTTTTCCCTAACGAGATTGTCCTGTGTTCACATtttctacttttgtttttttttctttgtgctatgcagtgctgtcttttcctttctgtaTCGCAATGACATGGTCTGTCAATAAATTACAGTACAAACAGTAAAAGCTTAAATGTGAATTTTGTCCAGTCTCTTGCAATCAAACTCCCACATACACTAAGGTATAACCTACAATTTACAATAATTGTCATCAATACTTTAGCCATAGTTTACATCAGAACATCCCTCCAGAGTACACTGTTATATTGACAACATGACTAAGCAATTTGACTGTCTTATCCGTACACAATGACACAAGGACTTGTCATTCTGATGTGCATTGACACAGATATTTACTTTTGAGCGATGAACTAAGGCTTTTGAGCAAGAGACTGGCGCGACTGAGAAAACTGTAATAACAAGGATGTGGCAACTGAGGTACGGGTACAATAGGCCTAGTATTGTTGGGGATGTTGCTATGGTTATATTtcctttcattatttttttttctgataacCTCTGCAACTACAAATTATGACTGTACCAAACACAATATCACCCATTCTAtttatgatagatagatagatagatagatagatagatagatagatagatagatagatagatagatagatagatactctTCATAACTTCCATGACAACCTCTATGAGGAGGACCATGTGAAACTACGTTACAAttggctaaaaaaataaataactgaccatttctttttaatagattatcataaaacatgttATATAGGGGCTTTTGCTAATTAAGGACAGTCCACATGTGTCGGCTGGGGGAGCCACGTCACAATCCCAGCTGCTTCTGGTGAAACTTTTCCTACTAATGGTGTTTTTTCCCAGGAGGAACAATGCAGCCTTTGTCACCAGGCTATATTGAGCATAATCCCTGTATACCTGGATTATAGTTGCACTGAGATAAGCAAGTTAAGGCATTTtgagttcagaccaaagaacAACATTTCATCAGTATTATTTATTACGTTACATTGTAATAAAAGCAGTGAAGGTTCCCTGTTATTGTTGTTTCACAATAGACCCTCATTCTATTACTGTACTATTTCAGAAAACCATTACTTAATCTAAAATAAAGTGGTGGTACTTGAGACTCAATCCCAATGTTCCTACAATTTCACTTTTAATGTCTATCGCACATATTCTGAATTACTGATCTTAACATCCACATTCACTTCTGTTTACTtgcaccatgtttttttttagccctACACATTGCATCAATACTCTGAAATATACTGCACAGTATGACTCAGCGTAACAATATCGTAAAGCACAACAATAGATACAATTGGAAAATCACATGCACAATTGCAACACATTTGCCAATTCTGTGCAATAAATATTCTCTGTCATAAAGCCGGTTTAAGAGGGGTGGCCATTGAGTCACCCAGTTGAGGATATTGGCACAAAGGGACTCTTGTTCACGGTGGGACATGATTGGCCTGGAGAAAGGTTTACAGAAAATCTTCAGTGACTGTGAGGGGGACGAGACAGATAAATACCCCAAGTCCACTGGGAGACCAGAGACATCCAGGTCAGAAGGAACCAGAGGTTTTCTTAAGAGTTTGCTTTGTGTGGTGCAGAAAATATGGTCAGCCGGTGAGTTTTTGATGAATTATTCCATCTGTAATTGTTCTTAATTTCATATTGATTCCCAAAAGGTAATAAGTGGGGACAACATGTTTGAAAACTAGCTTAATCAGTGATGGgttttgcttttatttgaaAAGTGCTTTTTAATAATTTGCAAATGTCTATAATATTATTTAGCTCTTCTATATACATTTTTGGTCCTGTGACTTTTACAGTCACTCGACTGgccagtgtgtctgcagctgaTTAAGCTCatgaaggattaaaaaaactcatGACCTGTCAGTAATACAGCTTTTAATGACTTCAACTAACAGACTCATACATTTAACTTGCTGGAAATTTGATTACGTTTAATTTACTTGGCTGTGATATTGCTTGATGTCTTCACTTTTTGACAACAGATTTGAACACCCAGCTGGTAGCTACAAGAAGATTTTTGAGACATGCGAGGAGCTGGCTGAGCCTCTTCCAGCAACAGTCACAGGTTTGTTTGCATCTTTCAGTCAGAAATAGACTGCAGGCAAATCATTCTTTGACAGTCATATAGTAagtatttttcatctttcttctGAGAGCATAGAAAGTAGGCTCTGATAACCTTTTTACAAATCtatacatttcaaaacaatCTCTGATTTGTCTTTATTATGTTGCTGTTATACAGGTAGGATTCCTTCATTTCTGAAGGGGAGTCTTCTCCGTTTGGGACCTGGGCTTTTTGAGATCGGAGATGAACCTTTCTATCACCTATTTGATGGCCAGGCCCTCATGCACAAATTCGACTTTAAGGATGGCCAGGTCACCTACTTCCGAAAGTAAGACCTTGAGGACAATACTtgaattttgacatttttcaggCCATTTTGCATAATTTACATTACTGCCATGCAGCAAAATGAACCTGCAGAAACTTGAGCATGTGTGCGCATCaggttttaattttaaatgctGTGCATACATTTCTAATCAAGCTACACATACAACTGCATTAACACCATGGAATTATATCATAGCagcattttataaaataaaggatGTCcattaaatcaattaaaaaatgtttttcaaaatggaTGTATAAAGTTTTGGGATGAAattctttttctccttttagATATATCAAAACGGATGCCTACGTGAGAGCCATCACAGAGAAACGTGTGGTGATCACTGAGTTTGGCACCTGTGCATACCCAGATCCctgcaaaaacattttctccagGTGGGttgcacatttacacacatgatTTATTTTCCGGCTCATCCTCACTATCATGTagatgctttttaaatgtaaaaatgaaatgaaaatgcaaagTACTTCACAGTTGTCAAActcatccagaaaataaatatacatattttccATTGGCTTTCTttcatcatttgttgttgtttgttttaaatcccCAGATTGTCAGCTTTCATTTCATCTCATGACATACCATTACCTTTGTAcaatttaatcttttttttgtttgcaggTTTTTCTCTTACTTCAAGGGTGTTGAGGTCACAGACAACTGTCTGGTGAACGTTTACCCTATTGGTGAGGATTTCTATGCTGTAACAGAAACCAACTACATCACTAAAGTAAACACTGATACCTTGGAGACGCTGAAGAAGGTACATCAATGCAAATATATCCTAGAATTGGAGATGTAAAAAACTAATCTTACAACTTTTAACTTCAGAAAcagtacatttctttatttttaaagcaccGTAAAATTGTTTTCTATGCAGGTTGACTTGTGCAACTATGTCAACATTAATGGAGTGACAGCCCACCCTCACATTGAGAGAGATGGTACAGTGTATAACATTGGAAACTGCATGGGAAAAGGAGCAACGCTGGCCTACAACATTGTCAAGATTCCACCCACACAGAAAGGTATGCATCAGCGCTGGCATCACCACACATAACAGCAGCAGTTAACCGCAGCGACCTCTCCTTAAACTCAGTTGCTCTTTATAGCGAAAATATGCTGCTGAATGCTAATTCTGGGTTAAAGGAATCACTGTGAACCCTCTCAAAACCCACCCAAAATAAATGAGTTTTCTCTCTCACATTGTTcccgaattagttgactttactagaaatttgcgtggaaacctGTTGCCTTAAAccgtttacatttttacacaaggtgaaacttaacaggtcaagttgtattgctgcagtactgtactgtattgctgatgcagtagacaaatcaagtttacattagtaaaCATCAATTATTTTAGTCATGTTTttctaaaataagcatgttaagttaaagctttagtgtgtaactttttgatattaatgaatgtccattacattcaagccattgacaaatgagttgatacaaaactaattaagactatcagctccacagaactctctctgtatttctcaataTGGCTATGTTCAGCTGGTGTCCTCCGGGACTTTTGTGCGCAGAAAACcaagtgaagataatttcctcttcagaagagtccatcatgttttattaatcctctgtgtcctccttggctactagcaactgcatcattacttagaattcctcatgggggagacagaaaccaagcactgtagctttaaaaatgcaaagaaaaataacaaacataAAACCTACAGCTACATATCACCACTAAAGAAATaatttgttgaaataaatatgttttttgctTTATGACAATCTAACTTTAAGAGCAATGTATTCAATAcaattgttaaaaaataattgaaaagttATCAAAACACGAGCCATTGTAATTTTCCGATGTATTGTACTACATGGATAATACAACTCAGAAGACAGCATTACTGTGTTCCAATTTGTGAGTACCACTGAAAATGTTCACTGCCCAGAAGCCATCAGttcatggtgcaacaataaatgaacactaaatcaaccacacaaaactaaaacccagataatgtaaatgcacacccaaaacattaacagaacattattaaaacacactttaactaggacagaaaccattcagaacatatatttttttcccatgagcctttgcaccGCTTCAGTgcagaacagttcaaatgaccccgcccctcccatacagaaacttaacatccttagttatctctgcttaatatgatctgtgcactgcatacttaatatgattattacaaacaactaatgtgatttagtaatgaatatggtttttaacaaaacatgaaagaataagtagaccactaaaaagtttaattacatcTAAATCTGGATTCACAGGGTCAGTCCCCTGGAGCttgcttaataataataattcaaaatagtctttctttttcttagATAAGTCTGATCCCATTGAGAAGTCCAAGGTAGTGGTGCAGTTCCCCAGTGCTGAGAGGTTCAAACCATCCTATGTGCACAGGTGTGTGTAGACTCAGGAGTTTTGTCAATAATCCATTTGTTATGAGCATTGACACGGAAAGTCCAAACTTTGACATTCTCTCCTTAATAATTTCAGCTTTGGCATGTCAGAAAACTACTTTGTCTTTGTGGAGACCCCGGTAAAAATCAACCTGCTGAAATTCCTGAGTGCTTGGAGCATTCGAGGCACCAACTACATGGACTGTTTCGAGTCCAATGAGAGCCAAGGAGTAAGAACTTGAAGTAGTTTGATCTCTTTGGTGATTCTAACTGTCGATATTATCATTGTCTCTGCCCCTGAAATCTCATGATATCTGTTTTGATATGTGGTTTATAGACCTTGTTTCACATTGCCAAGAAAGACCCAGGAGAGTACATTGATCACAAGTTCAAAGGGGCACCCATCGGCATGTTCCATCACATCAACACCTACGAGGACCAGGGCTTCATTGTTGTTGATCTCTGTGGCTGGAAAGGGTAAATGTTGGACTTTTATTTAAACCTACCTGTACATCTTCTGCGTATTTATTTGATACAGAGATATTTGTTGTTCATAATCCATTTATTCATGCAGTTTTGAGTTTGTTTACAACTACCTCTGGTTGGCCAACCTGAGAGCCAACTGGGAAGAGGTGAAGAAGGCGGCCATGATGGCACCACAGCCGGAGGTCCGCAGATATGTTATTCCCCTGGATGTCCACAAGGCGAGTTGCCTGTTTTGCTCATCAGGACACAAATTGCCCCCTAAAGTTGTAGAGTCTCATGTTATTTGTGTTCATCTCATTGTGGACTCCATGTAGGAGGAGCAGGGGAAGAATCTTGTCAGCCTGCCATACACCACGGCCACAGCGGTGATGCTCGCTGATGGCAACATCTGGCTGGAGCCAGAGGTGCTGTTCTCCGGGCCTCGCCAAGGTGCAAACACACCCAACAAATTTAACTTACTCAATCATGGTGGACATATTTATCTTTAATATACGCTAAACATATCTTTATTATGTAaccattttaatgttgtttttgtagCCTTCGAGTTCCCTCAAATTAACTACCAGAGGTACGGAGGGAAGAATTACACATACGCCTATGGCCTGGGTCTCAATCATTTCATACCAGACAGGGTAAGTTGACAAAATACCTTCAATTGAAAGTGATTCAGAGTTTGTAAAACAAGGTTTTTCATTAAGTGATTTTGATGCGTGTAGATCTGCAAGTTGAATGTGAAGACCAAGGAGACCTGGGTATGGCAAGAACCAGACTCCTACCCCTCAGAGCCTCTGTTTGTTCAGACTCCTGATGGGGTAGATGAGGATGATGGTATGTCATCAGCaatataaacacatatacaaTCCAACACCTACTGTGATAGAAATTAATCTGGTGCTGTGCCCTCAGGAGTGCTGCTGACCATTGTGGTGGCTCCCGGCTCCCAGAGACCAGGATACCTCCTCATACTCAACGCCAAGGATCTATCTGAGATCGCCAGGGCAGAAGTGGAGTGCACCATGCCTGTCACCTTTCATGGGATGTATAAACCCTAACAGAGGTTTTCTCAGGGTTTACAGCCTTTACAGCGTTATTGACTGCCACCCAGAATTAATAAGCCGATAAATAATGACTAAATGGTTGCACGTTCTCATTTGCAGTTGATGTGAGttgttaaataataatattgtgaATTGATGTGCCTTTTGAGTCTAGTTGCTGGATGTACTATAATATCTAAACCTGAACTGTCAGCAttggtttaattaaaacaaaatggattTGTTCACATGATGTGTCACATGAATATTTCATGGTTGGAAAAATAAATTTTGTGAAATCAAAACGCGTGGTTGTTTTATACTACTCTGTTATGTGGTACTAGCTATTTACTAGGCAGCACGGTGCCAAACGGAGGATAAAGGACAGCCCTTCAACTGGGATTCAATCCTCCATGAAACTGGATATTTACTGGTTTAAATACTTTTTAACATGAACACTGAATTTCTGCATTCCTGCTGAACTCCTGGGCTGCTGACCCTGTGCTCC
This is a stretch of genomic DNA from Sander vitreus isolate 19-12246 chromosome 12, sanVit1, whole genome shotgun sequence. It encodes these proteins:
- the rpe65a gene encoding retinoid isomerohydrolase; protein product: MVSRFEHPAGSYKKIFETCEELAEPLPATVTGRIPSFLKGSLLRLGPGLFEIGDEPFYHLFDGQALMHKFDFKDGQVTYFRKYIKTDAYVRAITEKRVVITEFGTCAYPDPCKNIFSRFFSYFKGVEVTDNCLVNVYPIGEDFYAVTETNYITKVNTDTLETLKKVDLCNYVNINGVTAHPHIERDGTVYNIGNCMGKGATLAYNIVKIPPTQKDKSDPIEKSKVVVQFPSAERFKPSYVHSFGMSENYFVFVETPVKINLLKFLSAWSIRGTNYMDCFESNESQGTLFHIAKKDPGEYIDHKFKGAPIGMFHHINTYEDQGFIVVDLCGWKGFEFVYNYLWLANLRANWEEVKKAAMMAPQPEVRRYVIPLDVHKEEQGKNLVSLPYTTATAVMLADGNIWLEPEVLFSGPRQAFEFPQINYQRYGGKNYTYAYGLGLNHFIPDRICKLNVKTKETWVWQEPDSYPSEPLFVQTPDGVDEDDGVLLTIVVAPGSQRPGYLLILNAKDLSEIARAEVECTMPVTFHGMYKP